A portion of the Corynebacterium jeikeium genome contains these proteins:
- the glpX gene encoding class II fructose-bisphosphatase, which produces MNASNPEAPDRNLAMELVRVTESAALAAGQWVGRGQKEKGDGAAVDAMRQLINTVAMNGVVVIGEGEKDEAPMLFNGEKVGNGQGPAVDIAVDPIDGTTLMAEGRPNSIAVLAAADRGSMYDPSAVFYMDKIAVGPEAAGKIDIEAPVEHNIKVVAKAKGLRPEDVTVVVLDRPRHADMIRDIREAGAKVRLIGDGDVAGAVAAAQNTNSVDIMMGVGGTPEGVITACAMKCMGGEIQGKLHPRDEAEIKKALDAGHDLSRVLTTDDLVASDNCYFVATGVTNGDMLRGVAYRGNGAWTRSLVMRSKSGTIRRIEAFHSLEKLRKYASIDYGKGEMPDIDL; this is translated from the coding sequence ATGAACGCCTCGAATCCTGAAGCACCAGATCGCAACCTTGCGATGGAGCTCGTCCGAGTTACTGAGTCCGCTGCACTGGCAGCTGGTCAGTGGGTCGGTCGTGGTCAGAAGGAAAAGGGCGACGGCGCTGCCGTCGATGCCATGCGTCAGCTCATCAACACCGTGGCTATGAACGGTGTCGTTGTTATTGGCGAGGGCGAAAAGGACGAAGCCCCGATGCTGTTCAACGGCGAAAAGGTCGGCAACGGCCAAGGCCCGGCCGTTGACATCGCGGTTGACCCGATTGACGGCACGACTCTGATGGCAGAGGGCCGCCCGAACTCTATCGCTGTTCTTGCTGCTGCAGACCGCGGCTCCATGTACGACCCGTCGGCTGTGTTCTACATGGATAAGATTGCTGTTGGCCCGGAGGCTGCCGGCAAGATTGACATCGAGGCTCCAGTTGAGCACAACATCAAGGTCGTTGCTAAGGCCAAGGGGCTGCGTCCGGAAGATGTCACTGTTGTCGTGCTGGATCGCCCGCGCCACGCTGACATGATTCGTGACATCCGCGAAGCTGGCGCCAAGGTTCGACTGATTGGCGATGGTGACGTTGCTGGCGCTGTTGCCGCAGCTCAGAACACGAACTCGGTCGATATCATGATGGGCGTCGGCGGCACCCCAGAAGGTGTCATCACCGCATGCGCCATGAAGTGTATGGGCGGCGAAATCCAGGGCAAACTGCACCCGCGCGATGAGGCTGAAATTAAGAAGGCTCTCGACGCTGGGCACGATCTTTCTCGTGTTCTGACCACCGATGACCTGGTGGCATCCGACAACTGCTACTTCGTTGCCACTGGTGTCACCAACGGTGACATGCTGCGCGGTGTCGCTTACCGCGGTAACGGCGCGTGGACCCGCTCGCTGGTTATGCGCTCCAAGTCAGGCACCATTCGTCGCATCGAGGCTTTCCACTCCCTGGAGAAGCTGCGCAAGTACGCCAGCATCGACTACGGCAAGGGCGAGATGCCTGACATCGATCTGTAA
- a CDS encoding class II fumarate hydratase gives MTEQQFRIEHDTMGEVKVPVNALWRAQTQRAVENFPISGRPLESAQIRAMGLLKAACAIVNKERGLLSAEQADAIVAAAKEIAEGKHDAEFPIDVFQTGSGTSSNMNTNEVIASIAKANGVEVHPNDHVNMGQSSNDTFPTATHVAATEAAVKDLVPGLKVLQESLAKKAKEWETVVKSGRTHLMDAVPVTLGQEFSGYARQIEAGIERIEATLPRLGELPIGGTAVGTGLNTPADFGAKVTAELVELTGIKELREAQNHFEAQANRDALVEFSGAMRTVAVSLNKIANDIRWMGSGPLTGLAEIHLPDLQPGSSIMPGKVNPVLCETATQVAAQVLGNDTAVEFAGANGAFELNVFIPVMARNVLESAKLLANTARVFAEKLVDGIEPNVERMKTLAESSPSIVTPLNSAIGYENAAKVAKTALKEGKTIRQTVIDMGFVDGEKLTEEELDKRLDVLAMANTDRD, from the coding sequence ATGACAGAGCAGCAGTTCCGCATCGAGCACGACACCATGGGCGAGGTTAAGGTTCCGGTTAACGCCCTGTGGCGCGCACAGACTCAGCGTGCAGTTGAGAACTTCCCGATTTCCGGCCGTCCGCTGGAGTCTGCACAGATTCGCGCTATGGGTCTGCTGAAGGCAGCTTGCGCCATCGTCAACAAGGAGCGCGGCCTGCTGTCTGCTGAGCAGGCAGATGCCATCGTCGCCGCTGCCAAGGAAATTGCCGAAGGCAAGCACGATGCTGAGTTCCCGATTGACGTCTTCCAGACCGGTTCGGGCACTTCTTCCAACATGAACACCAACGAAGTCATTGCGTCCATCGCAAAAGCCAACGGCGTTGAGGTTCACCCGAATGACCACGTCAACATGGGTCAGTCTTCCAACGACACCTTCCCGACTGCCACTCACGTCGCAGCAACCGAGGCAGCTGTCAAGGACCTCGTCCCGGGACTGAAGGTTCTGCAGGAGTCCCTGGCTAAGAAGGCCAAGGAATGGGAGACCGTTGTTAAGTCCGGCCGCACTCACCTGATGGACGCTGTCCCGGTGACCCTGGGTCAGGAGTTCTCCGGTTACGCCCGCCAGATTGAGGCTGGCATTGAGCGCATCGAGGCCACCCTGCCGCGTCTGGGCGAGCTGCCAATCGGTGGTACCGCTGTTGGCACCGGCCTGAACACCCCGGCGGACTTCGGTGCCAAGGTCACCGCTGAGCTCGTCGAACTGACCGGCATCAAGGAGCTGCGCGAGGCTCAGAACCACTTCGAGGCTCAGGCTAACCGCGATGCCCTGGTCGAATTCTCCGGCGCTATGCGCACCGTCGCAGTCTCCCTGAACAAGATCGCTAACGACATTCGCTGGATGGGCTCCGGCCCGCTGACCGGCCTTGCTGAGATTCACCTGCCGGATCTGCAGCCGGGTTCCTCCATCATGCCGGGTAAGGTCAACCCGGTTCTGTGTGAGACTGCCACCCAGGTCGCAGCGCAGGTTCTGGGCAACGACACCGCTGTTGAGTTTGCTGGCGCTAACGGCGCATTCGAGCTGAACGTCTTCATCCCGGTCATGGCACGTAACGTGCTGGAGTCCGCTAAGCTGCTGGCGAACACCGCACGCGTCTTCGCCGAGAAGCTGGTGGACGGCATCGAGCCGAACGTTGAGCGTATGAAGACTCTGGCTGAGTCCTCCCCGTCGATTGTGACCCCGCTGAACTCCGCCATCGGCTACGAGAACGCAGCTAAGGTCGCTAAGACTGCTCTGAAGGAAGGTAAGACCATCCGTCAGACTGTTATCGACATGGGCTTCGTCGACGGCGAGAAGCTGACCGAGGAAGAGCTGGACAAGCGCCTCGACGTGCTGGCAATGGCCAACACTGATCGTGACTAG
- a CDS encoding TIGR01777 family protein, producing the protein MSPKSESANLADGTTVFSMPAGLKWIARHDPAGFLPGQRFIDEVTSEPFRRITGWKHTHVLSDTPLDDGSAGTVLEDTVDTKVPVPGLDSMFAYRATKVAGDLAAVDRLSEYLGHVPEPLTVAISGATGTIGTQLRALLTTAGHEVISLVRSREQTGVDKRYWDTAAPAADLLEGVDAVIHLAGAPIAGRFTEAHLRKVRHSRVEPTRALAKLVASTDSVKVAVGASAVGFYGADRGPEVLTEDAGPGAEAQRYDGSATADSLSAIVRDWENAWDPARDAGKRVVNVRTGLVLAGGGGLLPLLAGVVFTGLGGRLGSGEQWFPWIALDDLLDIYHRSLADSALAGPVNAVVPLASGVNNAEFTRVLGEVLHRPTAVPIPSLGPAVLLGKRGAAELALANQRVEAAALQKAGHRFRFTSLNDALRHELLKET; encoded by the coding sequence ATGTCACCGAAATCCGAATCCGCCAACCTCGCCGACGGCACGACCGTATTCTCCATGCCGGCTGGCCTCAAATGGATTGCACGTCACGACCCGGCCGGTTTCCTCCCCGGCCAGAGATTCATTGACGAAGTCACCAGCGAACCCTTTCGCCGCATCACGGGGTGGAAGCACACCCACGTTCTCTCCGATACTCCGCTTGACGACGGCAGCGCTGGCACGGTTTTAGAGGACACCGTTGACACCAAGGTTCCGGTACCCGGGTTAGATTCGATGTTCGCCTACCGTGCTACGAAGGTTGCTGGAGACCTTGCGGCCGTCGATAGGCTTTCGGAGTATTTGGGGCATGTGCCGGAGCCGCTGACAGTGGCGATCAGTGGAGCTACGGGGACCATCGGAACGCAGCTGCGCGCGCTACTGACCACGGCCGGACATGAGGTGATTTCGCTGGTGCGCTCACGTGAACAGACGGGTGTGGACAAGCGATATTGGGATACTGCGGCACCCGCAGCTGACTTGCTGGAGGGAGTCGACGCGGTCATCCATCTGGCCGGCGCACCGATTGCGGGGCGCTTCACGGAGGCGCATCTTCGAAAGGTTCGCCATTCCCGTGTCGAACCAACGCGAGCTCTGGCAAAGCTCGTTGCATCTACTGACAGCGTGAAGGTCGCGGTTGGAGCGTCGGCGGTGGGGTTCTACGGTGCGGATCGTGGCCCAGAGGTGCTCACCGAGGACGCTGGCCCTGGCGCGGAGGCGCAGCGTTACGACGGTAGCGCCACCGCGGACAGTCTCTCGGCTATCGTGCGCGATTGGGAAAATGCATGGGATCCCGCTCGCGATGCAGGCAAGCGGGTCGTAAACGTCCGTACTGGTCTCGTGCTTGCTGGTGGCGGCGGACTCTTGCCGCTACTAGCGGGCGTTGTGTTCACCGGACTTGGAGGAAGATTGGGGTCGGGCGAGCAGTGGTTCCCGTGGATTGCTTTGGACGACCTGTTGGACATCTATCACCGGTCGTTGGCAGATTCCGCACTTGCCGGACCTGTCAATGCGGTGGTGCCACTGGCTTCCGGAGTGAATAATGCGGAGTTCACGAGGGTATTGGGAGAGGTCTTGCACCGCCCGACGGCGGTTCCGATTCCTTCACTGGGGCCTGCAGTACTGCTGGGCAAACGCGGTGCTGCGGAGTTGGCTCTCGCGAATCAGAGAGTAGAGGCAGCAGCGCTGCAAAAGGCGGGGCACAGGTTCCGCTTCACTTCGCTTAACGACGCCCTGCGCCACGAGCTATTGAAGGAGACGTAG
- a CDS encoding TetR family transcriptional regulator — protein sequence MHLVQIDENTYHRLDPGQHPECGLRELKRFQTHCALADAATALVLDRGYDQVNIEDICQRVNISRRTFFNYFDSKDQAIFGNGIMSFDADDEEVFLAQIHQDPIADMLDFIEKKQQSQLLRYKELGATEEFHRLLKERIREILRNEPKLSTVVISNFGNSMRRVRSAFERYFEMNPQSRTHPELPVGHEVALSVGFVRECVLYSSAHRDEFTTDTPLHDAADVVKNFWRRNSDS from the coding sequence TTGCACCTCGTGCAAATTGATGAGAATACCTATCACAGATTGGACCCGGGCCAACACCCCGAGTGCGGTCTCCGGGAGCTCAAAAGGTTTCAAACACACTGCGCTTTGGCCGATGCCGCGACCGCCCTTGTATTGGATCGCGGATACGACCAAGTCAACATCGAAGACATCTGTCAGCGGGTCAATATCAGTCGACGCACATTCTTCAATTACTTCGACTCCAAGGATCAAGCCATCTTCGGCAACGGCATCATGTCATTCGATGCTGACGATGAAGAGGTATTCCTCGCCCAAATTCACCAAGACCCCATCGCGGACATGCTCGATTTCATCGAGAAAAAGCAGCAATCCCAGCTACTCCGATATAAAGAGCTGGGGGCAACCGAAGAGTTTCACCGTCTGCTCAAGGAGCGTATCCGCGAGATTTTGCGCAATGAGCCAAAGCTATCGACGGTTGTCATTTCGAATTTTGGCAACTCAATGCGCCGCGTCCGTTCTGCCTTTGAGCGCTATTTCGAGATGAATCCACAGTCGCGCACGCACCCCGAGCTGCCCGTCGGGCACGAGGTAGCACTGTCGGTCGGTTTCGTCCGCGAATGCGTGCTGTACTCATCGGCTCATCGGGACGAATTCACAACAGATACACCGCTTCACGACGCCGCCGACGTCGTTAAAAATTTCTGGAGGAGGAATAGTGACAGCTAG
- a CDS encoding DHA2 family efflux MFS transporter permease subunit encodes MTASNTTAQDQTDTTVSDNKSHLGIIFFALILTMLMSSLGQMIFATALPTIVGELGGVDHMSWVISAFLLAQTVAMPIVGKLGDMIGRKGLFMMGIALFMVGSVMGAITNSMSLLIAARAFQGFAGGTLMVSSQAILAEVIPARQRGKYMGIMGAVFGLSSVLGPVLGGWFTDGPGWRWGLWINVPMGVVALSAAAAFLKLPRRQSEGNFDYIGTMFLTAAASTLILTTTWGGTQYDWNSGVIISLIVASVVSWVLFFLTETRVSNPLIPTHLFNNRNFVLTTVSGLILGIAMFGTMAYIPTYLQMVHSMSPTAAGLMMTPMMVGMLLTSIGVGQIISRTGKYRFYPFVGLMIMAVSLYLLSTLETTTPLWQVGVYLFIMGFGLGTGMQVLVLIVQNSFPVAMVGTATAANNFFRQIGGAVGSSIVGSIFIHRMKDLAGERVPAAVEQIKAASPEAAAEFAKQMGPEGFSSKSIGSLTPHVLDSMPAPIHEALISSYNDGLTPIFLVLMPVIILAAIIVFFVREDPLKETVE; translated from the coding sequence GTGACAGCTAGCAACACCACTGCTCAAGATCAAACCGACACCACGGTTTCTGACAACAAGTCCCACTTGGGAATCATTTTCTTCGCGCTCATTCTCACTATGCTGATGAGCTCGCTGGGGCAGATGATTTTCGCCACCGCCCTGCCGACCATCGTCGGCGAGCTCGGCGGAGTTGACCACATGTCGTGGGTTATTTCTGCATTCCTGTTGGCACAGACTGTGGCAATGCCGATTGTCGGCAAGCTCGGTGACATGATTGGGCGCAAGGGCCTGTTCATGATGGGGATCGCGCTGTTCATGGTCGGTTCCGTCATGGGTGCAATCACCAACTCCATGAGCCTGCTCATCGCCGCCCGCGCCTTTCAGGGATTTGCTGGCGGTACATTGATGGTTTCCTCGCAGGCCATCCTGGCCGAGGTTATTCCCGCACGCCAGCGCGGTAAGTACATGGGCATCATGGGTGCTGTGTTCGGCCTGAGTTCCGTGCTGGGACCAGTGCTGGGAGGCTGGTTCACCGACGGCCCGGGCTGGCGCTGGGGCCTGTGGATCAACGTCCCGATGGGCGTGGTTGCACTATCGGCAGCTGCAGCCTTCCTGAAGCTGCCCCGACGCCAGAGTGAAGGAAACTTCGACTACATCGGCACGATGTTCTTGACTGCCGCTGCCTCGACGCTAATTCTCACCACCACGTGGGGCGGTACACAGTACGACTGGAACTCCGGAGTCATCATCTCGCTTATCGTTGCCTCCGTGGTTTCCTGGGTGCTGTTCTTCCTCACCGAGACTCGTGTTTCCAACCCACTGATTCCGACGCACTTGTTTAATAACCGGAACTTCGTGCTCACGACTGTGTCGGGTCTCATTCTGGGTATCGCGATGTTCGGCACTATGGCCTATATTCCGACCTACCTGCAGATGGTGCACTCAATGTCACCGACCGCTGCAGGCTTGATGATGACGCCGATGATGGTCGGCATGCTGCTCACCTCAATTGGCGTTGGCCAGATTATTTCGCGGACTGGTAAGTATCGCTTCTACCCCTTCGTCGGCCTGATGATTATGGCTGTCTCCCTCTACTTGCTGTCCACGCTGGAGACCACCACCCCGCTGTGGCAGGTTGGTGTTTACCTGTTCATCATGGGCTTCGGCCTGGGCACCGGCATGCAGGTTCTGGTTCTCATCGTGCAGAACTCCTTCCCGGTCGCCATGGTCGGTACCGCTACCGCTGCGAATAACTTCTTCCGCCAGATTGGTGGTGCGGTCGGTTCCTCCATTGTGGGTTCGATTTTCATCCACCGCATGAAGGACCTGGCAGGCGAACGCGTTCCGGCTGCTGTCGAACAAATCAAGGCCGCATCACCGGAGGCTGCAGCAGAGTTCGCAAAGCAGATGGGCCCGGAGGGCTTTTCCTCTAAGTCGATTGGTTCACTGACGCCGCACGTCCTAGATAGCATGCCGGCGCCAATCCACGAAGCGCTGATCTCCAGCTACAACGATGGTTTGACGCCGATCTTCTTGGTACTAATGCCAGTGATTATTCTGGCAGCAATCATTGTGTTCTTTGTTCGCGAGGATCCGTTGAAGGAAACCGTCGAATAA
- a CDS encoding N-acetyltransferase produces the protein MAEKKRDFTIRMMREEDYPQIQEIYEIGLDTGHASWEHSAPEWDEFIALKRVDLCYVAVDAENPDKILAWASAAPVSKRPIFNGVIEDSIYVHPDGQGMGLAATLLQKLIDDATELDCWSIHSWVFPENVGSLKLHRKLGFREVGIYHHMAKMTYGPMAGQWRDVIILEKLLEKPEERALKRVQEEAEAAGEPNRPILDKLDRADGQVGA, from the coding sequence ATGGCTGAAAAGAAGCGCGATTTCACGATTCGAATGATGCGTGAAGAGGACTATCCACAGATCCAAGAGATCTACGAGATTGGCCTGGATACGGGGCACGCGTCCTGGGAGCACTCCGCTCCCGAGTGGGACGAATTCATCGCACTCAAACGAGTGGATTTGTGTTACGTCGCCGTCGACGCAGAAAACCCGGACAAGATTCTGGCTTGGGCATCGGCAGCGCCGGTATCCAAGCGCCCGATTTTCAATGGCGTCATCGAAGACTCCATCTACGTCCATCCTGACGGGCAGGGCATGGGGCTGGCGGCGACGCTGCTGCAGAAGCTTATCGACGATGCCACGGAGCTCGACTGCTGGTCGATTCACTCGTGGGTCTTCCCGGAGAATGTGGGATCGTTAAAGCTGCATCGAAAGCTCGGCTTCCGTGAAGTGGGGATTTACCACCACATGGCAAAGATGACCTACGGCCCAATGGCGGGGCAGTGGCGCGATGTCATTATTTTGGAAAAGCTCCTGGAAAAGCCAGAGGAGCGCGCACTGAAGCGCGTCCAGGAAGAAGCAGAAGCCGCCGGTGAGCCGAACCGTCCGATTCTGGACAAGCTCGACCGCGCCGACGGCCAGGTGGGGGCATAG
- a CDS encoding LysR family transcriptional regulator, giving the protein MSTPEPAVLRIVFATGTSPEKWFRRFRDRIPATLHTHAADDPMSDLVGGAADMALVRLESESSLPESLHRIRLYDEAWGVAFEKEHVFSLTESVPEELLADETVLLTSVDADELRQMLPVAATGAGVVVGPRTILKALSKKAVASSNLVAEEGATDPLSRTAIWLVWPKVEDDELRQEFVGIVQGRREGSTRTQLGRKRADEQPKKLSAREKTLAKQARRQRAGTVVKHARSGRGGRRSSGGNGRPRRRK; this is encoded by the coding sequence ATGTCGACTCCTGAACCCGCCGTCCTGCGCATCGTGTTCGCCACCGGCACCAGTCCCGAGAAGTGGTTTCGCCGCTTTAGGGATCGAATTCCGGCAACACTGCACACCCACGCCGCCGACGATCCGATGTCCGACCTGGTCGGCGGCGCCGCTGACATGGCGCTGGTTCGGTTAGAGTCCGAAAGCTCGCTGCCCGAGTCGCTCCATCGCATCCGGCTTTACGACGAAGCCTGGGGCGTGGCCTTCGAGAAAGAGCACGTGTTCTCCCTCACAGAGTCCGTGCCGGAGGAGCTGTTGGCGGACGAAACTGTGCTGCTGACCTCCGTGGATGCGGATGAGCTGCGACAGATGCTGCCCGTTGCGGCCACTGGTGCAGGTGTCGTGGTGGGACCTCGCACGATTTTGAAGGCGCTATCGAAGAAGGCGGTGGCCTCATCGAACTTGGTGGCCGAGGAAGGTGCCACAGATCCGCTGTCCCGGACAGCTATTTGGTTGGTGTGGCCGAAAGTAGAGGACGACGAGCTCCGGCAGGAGTTCGTCGGCATTGTCCAGGGGCGCAGGGAGGGCTCGACACGCACGCAGTTGGGGCGCAAGAGGGCTGACGAGCAGCCGAAGAAGTTGTCGGCCAGAGAAAAGACGCTTGCTAAGCAAGCCCGCCGGCAGCGCGCTGGGACCGTCGTAAAGCATGCGCGCAGTGGTCGTGGTGGACGTCGAAGCAGCGGCGGAAACGGGCGACCGCGCAGGCGAAAGTAA
- a CDS encoding alpha/beta fold hydrolase — MAIDYTAHAINHKDNGTVVLIGSLGTTQEMWEPQVAALSEKYQVITPDVRGHGDSPIPEGEWDMSHLAADIIEVLDEEDIDRAHFVGLSLGGAIAQTIALEHADRVVSLTLSSTAPKFGTPEAWQEKAQLVRDKGTVALADTVVRNWFTDECFDTTPELAARFRDMIADCPDDGYIGACGALSRFDTRERLAEITAPTLVIAGKQDTSTSLDVVTSLHDGIAGSTMVVISPAKHLLNQETPEYYNSALLAHIDGIAD; from the coding sequence GTGGCCATCGACTACACCGCACATGCAATCAACCACAAGGACAACGGTACGGTTGTCCTGATTGGCTCGCTGGGCACCACACAGGAGATGTGGGAGCCCCAGGTAGCTGCTTTGAGCGAAAAGTACCAGGTCATCACGCCAGATGTCCGCGGCCATGGCGATTCCCCTATCCCCGAGGGTGAGTGGGACATGAGCCACTTGGCCGCCGACATCATCGAGGTCCTCGATGAGGAGGATATTGACCGCGCACATTTTGTGGGACTATCTCTCGGCGGCGCTATCGCCCAAACCATCGCATTAGAACACGCCGATCGCGTGGTCAGCCTGACACTGTCGTCGACGGCGCCGAAATTCGGCACACCCGAGGCCTGGCAGGAAAAGGCCCAGCTCGTGCGCGACAAGGGCACGGTCGCACTCGCCGACACTGTCGTCCGCAACTGGTTTACCGACGAGTGCTTCGACACTACCCCTGAGCTCGCCGCCCGCTTCCGCGACATGATCGCAGATTGCCCCGATGACGGCTACATCGGCGCCTGCGGAGCACTCTCTCGCTTCGACACCCGCGAGCGCCTCGCCGAGATCACCGCTCCGACGCTGGTCATCGCCGGCAAGCAGGACACCTCTACGTCTCTCGACGTCGTCACTTCGCTTCACGACGGCATCGCGGGCTCGACCATGGTCGTCATTTCGCCGGCCAAGCACCTGCTCAACCAGGAAACCCCGGAGTACTACAACTCGGCCCTGCTGGCGCACATTGATGGGATTGCCGACTAG
- a CDS encoding acyl-CoA dehydrogenase, with product MKDFLPRTHFEEEHNMFRDMVRGFVEKEITPNVERWHKEGQPDREIFKKAGELGLIGMSTPEAYGGGGEMDFRYNQVLNEELSNADCGSIVVSFGVLNDLVAPYLAKFGNEEQKQKYLASMNAGDTIGCLAMTEPGAGSDLAGMRTFAKKDGDHYVLNGTKIFISNGMMADFALVAAITDPSKGRAGVSMFIVDADLEGFTKAGPLQKVGLKAQDTAELNFDNVRVPAENLLGEEGAAFGYLRTNLAHERLTLACGSVATSRRAWTLAYKYAQEREAFGRPIIQHQVHGHYLADIATRVTALQAFVDQAVMAHNAGQLDETGASMAKYWTTEEQQDIVTRCLQMFGGYGFMLEYPISTHYLDSKVQTIYGGTNEIMKEIIFRRIAKGGAE from the coding sequence ATGAAGGACTTTCTGCCCCGTACTCACTTCGAAGAAGAGCACAACATGTTCCGCGACATGGTTCGCGGCTTCGTCGAGAAGGAAATCACCCCGAACGTAGAGCGCTGGCACAAGGAAGGTCAGCCGGACCGCGAGATTTTCAAGAAGGCCGGTGAGCTGGGCCTGATTGGTATGTCCACCCCGGAGGCATACGGCGGCGGCGGAGAGATGGACTTCCGCTACAACCAGGTCCTGAACGAGGAGCTCTCCAACGCCGACTGTGGCTCCATCGTCGTTTCCTTCGGCGTTCTCAACGACCTGGTCGCTCCGTACCTGGCCAAGTTCGGTAACGAAGAGCAGAAGCAGAAGTACCTGGCTTCCATGAACGCCGGCGACACCATCGGCTGCCTCGCTATGACCGAGCCGGGCGCCGGTTCTGACCTGGCAGGTATGCGCACCTTCGCCAAGAAGGACGGCGACCACTACGTCCTCAACGGCACCAAGATCTTCATCTCCAACGGCATGATGGCCGACTTCGCTCTCGTCGCAGCTATCACCGACCCATCCAAGGGCCGCGCTGGCGTCTCCATGTTCATCGTCGACGCTGATCTCGAGGGCTTCACCAAGGCTGGCCCGCTGCAGAAGGTCGGCCTGAAGGCTCAGGACACCGCTGAGCTCAACTTCGACAACGTCCGCGTTCCGGCCGAGAACTTGCTCGGCGAAGAGGGCGCTGCCTTCGGCTACCTGCGCACCAACCTCGCTCACGAGCGCCTGACCCTGGCTTGCGGCTCTGTCGCAACTTCCCGCCGCGCCTGGACCCTGGCTTACAAGTACGCTCAGGAGCGCGAGGCATTCGGTCGCCCGATCATCCAGCACCAGGTCCACGGCCACTACCTGGCTGACATTGCCACCCGCGTCACCGCCCTGCAGGCTTTCGTTGACCAGGCTGTTATGGCCCACAACGCTGGCCAGCTGGACGAGACCGGTGCTTCCATGGCCAAGTACTGGACCACCGAGGAGCAGCAGGACATCGTTACCCGCTGCCTGCAGATGTTCGGTGGCTACGGCTTCATGCTCGAGTACCCAATCTCCACTCACTACCTCGACTCCAAGGTCCAGACCATTTACGGTGGCACCAACGAGATCATGAAGGAGATCATCTTCCGTCGTATCGCCAAGGGCGGCGCAGAGTAA